From one Ignavibacteria bacterium genomic stretch:
- the rpoN gene encoding RNA polymerase factor sigma-54: protein MKLGLNLQTSLQQTLTPQQIQYLKLLQLSALQFEQHVHSEVENNPMLEEQRETADFETTAIEPVSVISDDSGTESAPQPVVYGNQTGSIIQTHSEIQDTSDGFEFYKLLWGEDPSAARSSDYNPSEDEDDDTTSYLFREMPSLEDEMREQIRFLPLTAEEQLLADYIIGNVDSDGYLRRPLTELVAEVNGLIAEHNLAIQAPTLLGTANTGYERDIISGISEMLEALSLKQAESVLSRIQNLDPPGFASRTVQECLVAQLKSVKKANAAQKLALLILTDAYEPFAMKHYPVIAKQLDVTEDYLREAIDVIRNLNPRPGGGTFGPESNTIAPDFTVEPTEDGSDFIITVNDSRLPVLRVSDAYDRLKKEARFHKFNKETREWLRKKYEDAKFLMQAIRQRKSTMLRVMTAIAGLQRDFFIRGPEGLRPLIYRDVSEITGLDISTVCRIVNGKYVQTHFGTFELKYFFSESLVTDDGEEVSTRIIKQKIKELIDAESKSKPLSDDKLAKDLKRFGYVVARRTVAKYREQLKIPVARLRKEL, encoded by the coding sequence ATGAAGCTTGGGTTAAATCTCCAGACGTCATTACAGCAGACGCTGACTCCCCAGCAGATTCAGTATCTGAAGCTGCTGCAACTTTCAGCCCTACAGTTTGAGCAGCACGTCCATTCTGAAGTCGAAAACAATCCTATGCTTGAGGAGCAGCGCGAAACGGCTGATTTCGAGACTACCGCTATCGAACCGGTTTCTGTCATTTCCGATGACTCCGGTACCGAATCAGCTCCTCAGCCGGTGGTTTATGGGAATCAAACCGGATCAATCATTCAAACCCACAGTGAGATCCAGGACACGTCAGACGGATTTGAGTTTTATAAGCTGCTGTGGGGCGAAGATCCATCTGCAGCCCGGTCTTCCGACTATAATCCGTCGGAAGACGAAGACGATGACACCACCAGCTACCTCTTCCGTGAAATGCCCAGCCTGGAAGACGAGATGAGGGAACAGATTCGGTTTCTCCCGTTGACAGCCGAAGAACAACTCCTTGCCGACTACATCATTGGGAATGTGGACTCGGACGGCTACCTCCGGCGTCCGCTTACTGAATTAGTTGCCGAAGTGAACGGTTTAATTGCCGAACACAATCTTGCAATTCAGGCCCCTACGCTGCTTGGCACGGCAAACACCGGGTACGAGCGTGATATTATCAGCGGGATTTCTGAAATGTTGGAGGCCCTTTCACTGAAGCAGGCTGAGAGTGTTCTAAGTCGTATTCAAAATCTTGACCCACCCGGCTTTGCTTCACGAACGGTTCAGGAATGCCTGGTAGCACAGCTTAAATCGGTAAAAAAAGCAAATGCAGCACAAAAACTGGCCTTGCTGATTCTGACTGATGCGTACGAACCGTTTGCGATGAAACACTACCCGGTTATTGCAAAACAGTTGGACGTTACCGAGGACTATCTGCGTGAGGCAATCGATGTTATCAGAAACCTTAACCCGCGTCCGGGAGGCGGAACGTTTGGCCCTGAGTCTAATACCATTGCTCCGGACTTTACTGTAGAACCAACCGAGGACGGATCGGACTTTATCATTACCGTTAACGATAGCCGCCTGCCCGTGCTGCGCGTAAGCGATGCGTACGACCGATTGAAGAAAGAAGCCCGATTTCACAAGTTCAACAAGGAAACCCGTGAATGGCTGAGGAAGAAATACGAAGATGCAAAGTTCCTGATGCAGGCAATCCGCCAGCGGAAGAGCACAATGCTGCGGGTGATGACGGCAATTGCCGGGCTTCAGCGGGATTTCTTTATCCGAGGTCCGGAAGGACTCCGCCCCCTTATCTACCGTGACGTAAGCGAAATCACCGGACTTGACATCAGTACCGTATGCAGAATTGTAAATGGCAAGTACGTGCAGACTCACTTCGGAACCTTTGAGCTAAAATACTTTTTCAGCGAGTCACTGGTTACCGATGACGGTGAGGAAGTGAGCACACGCATCATTAAGCAAAAAATAAAGGAACTTATTGATGCCGAGAGTAAATCAAAACCGCTCAGCGACGATAAACTTGCCAAGGACCTGAAACGCTTTGGATACGTTGTGGCCCGACGTACCGTGGCCAAGTACCGTGAACAACTTAAAATTCCCGTCGCACGCCTCCGCAAAGAGTTGTAG
- a CDS encoding WYL domain-containing protein, protein MTTYDIGLDVASYILRDIRYTPWVRSLSRPALYRVQSILASLINGEVVTAGKVAAQLEVSQRTIARDINYLINTLHIPIAYDAQQHTYVLKGPVPVLFAPQAGFPGQSVLPEPDTLVTLEVASELVPHFESVELHPSQRFKTLPNGSGQLFLTVSPDDALAQWVMSYGGKVRVISPQSLRSRIRTLALRILASHGPEN, encoded by the coding sequence ATGACAACTTATGACATAGGACTCGACGTAGCATCGTACATACTACGAGACATACGTTACACTCCATGGGTTCGCTCTTTGTCACGGCCTGCACTTTATAGAGTACAGTCTATCCTGGCATCGCTCATAAATGGCGAGGTAGTAACGGCCGGTAAGGTAGCAGCTCAGCTGGAAGTGAGCCAAAGAACGATAGCACGTGATATAAACTATCTTATAAACACACTGCATATTCCAATTGCATACGATGCTCAACAGCACACCTACGTTCTAAAGGGACCTGTTCCGGTGTTATTTGCGCCTCAGGCAGGGTTTCCGGGTCAGTCAGTACTGCCGGAACCGGACACTCTGGTTACGTTGGAGGTAGCAAGTGAACTGGTACCGCACTTTGAATCGGTAGAGCTTCATCCAAGTCAGAGGTTTAAAACACTACCGAACGGATCAGGACAGTTATTCCTGACAGTGTCGCCCGACGATGCCTTGGCACAATGGGTAATGAGCTATGGGGGCAAGGTGCGCGTAATTAGTCCGCAGTCACTGCGATCAAGAATCCGTACGCTGGCACTCCGAATTCTTGCCAGCCATGGTCCCGAGAACTAA
- the nadC gene encoding carboxylating nicotinate-nucleotide diphosphorylase: MTKEAPVPRFPIDSEVIRLIQIAIYEDLGSGDITTELTIDRDTQAAARFVLKSDGVICGLPVLKLVFREFSNDVDLRVLVEEGSWNPAGTVIATIGGRAQALLGGERTALNFIQRLSGVATLTRRYADRLEGTKTRILDTRKTIPGWRLLDKYATVVGGALNHRYGLYDMVMIKDNHITAMGGITEAVTRCVQELQGRSSIRIEVEARSLDEVREILQCEGVHRVMFDNFTPQQVAEGVRIVNGRLETEASGGITYGNIREYADAGVDFVSVGAITHSAAALDISMKLFVPKQA; encoded by the coding sequence ATGACAAAAGAAGCGCCAGTACCCAGATTCCCGATTGACAGCGAAGTAATTCGGCTGATACAGATTGCCATTTATGAAGACCTTGGATCGGGCGATATAACCACTGAACTCACGATTGACCGTGATACACAGGCTGCCGCCCGTTTTGTACTCAAATCTGACGGCGTAATATGTGGATTGCCGGTCCTGAAACTGGTATTCAGAGAGTTTAGCAATGATGTTGATTTACGGGTATTGGTAGAGGAAGGAAGCTGGAATCCAGCCGGTACCGTGATCGCAACCATTGGAGGCAGAGCCCAGGCATTACTGGGCGGTGAACGCACGGCCCTGAATTTCATTCAGCGTTTGAGCGGCGTTGCCACGCTTACACGGAGATATGCCGACAGGCTGGAGGGTACCAAAACAAGGATCCTTGATACGCGCAAAACAATTCCGGGATGGCGGTTACTTGATAAATACGCTACCGTTGTGGGAGGTGCGCTTAACCATCGGTACGGCTTGTATGACATGGTGATGATAAAGGATAACCACATCACGGCAATGGGTGGAATCACCGAAGCAGTAACACGGTGCGTTCAGGAATTACAGGGCCGCAGCTCGATTCGTATAGAGGTCGAAGCACGGTCGTTGGATGAAGTACGCGAAATCCTGCAGTGCGAAGGCGTACACCGCGTCATGTTCGACAACTTTACGCCACAGCAGGTTGCCGAAGGTGTACGCATCGTAAACGGTAGGTTAGAAACCGAAGCCAGTGGTGGAATAACCTACGGAAATATCCGTGAGTATGCCGATGCCGGTGTTGACTTTGTGAGCGTAGGCGCTATCACCCACAGTGCTGCTGCACTTGATATCAGTATGAAACTCTTTGTACCCAAGCAAGCATAG
- the ade gene encoding adenine deaminase translates to MSTQIQGTIVDVVHRRMYGGRVVVDGTHIAAVEADNSVTVGPYILPGFVDAHVHIESSLLIPSEFVRLAVLHGTVATVSDPHEIANVCGMAGIEFMINNAAGLPFTIAFGAPSCVPATIFETAGAEITADDIRTLLARPDIRYLSEMMNWPGVLNADPGVMEKIGIAQKYGKPVDGHAPGLTGERARAYAGCGIATDHECFTLQEALDKVDCGMKILIREGSAARNFDALHPLIGQHPNNVMFCCDDAHPDLLINGHINNHVRRALALRYDLFDVLRAASYNPVQHYQLPVGLLQENDSADFIVVDDLASMKVLQTWIRGTCVADNGTCLIPSTTATPINNFTATPITAADIQVDATGTVRVIVAHDGLLTTTEEHLSPSDPDVLKLCVVNRYTKAPVAIAWVRGFGLQHGAMASSVAHDSHNIVAVGCTDTAIVQAVNAVIREKGGLSVYDDHSASVLPLPVAGLMSTADAGSVAVQYVALDAAAKKLGSELRAPFMTLSFMALLVIPKLKLSDKGLFDGENFSFVSVSIS, encoded by the coding sequence ATGAGCACGCAAATACAGGGAACTATTGTTGACGTAGTACATCGCCGTATGTATGGTGGCAGAGTTGTGGTTGATGGTACGCACATCGCAGCCGTTGAAGCCGACAATTCGGTTACCGTTGGTCCGTACATCCTTCCCGGTTTTGTTGATGCACACGTTCACATTGAGAGTAGTTTGCTTATTCCCAGCGAATTTGTCAGGCTTGCCGTTCTGCATGGCACTGTAGCCACTGTAAGCGATCCGCATGAAATTGCAAATGTGTGTGGTATGGCCGGCATCGAATTCATGATCAACAACGCTGCTGGCTTACCGTTTACGATTGCATTTGGCGCACCAAGCTGCGTCCCTGCCACTATCTTTGAAACTGCTGGTGCCGAAATCACTGCCGACGATATACGTACGTTGCTTGCCAGACCCGATATCCGATATCTGAGTGAGATGATGAACTGGCCCGGTGTTCTGAACGCTGATCCGGGTGTAATGGAAAAAATCGGTATCGCTCAGAAGTACGGCAAGCCTGTAGACGGACACGCTCCAGGCCTTACCGGAGAACGTGCCCGCGCCTATGCGGGCTGCGGCATTGCTACAGACCATGAGTGCTTTACGCTTCAGGAAGCCCTCGACAAGGTTGACTGCGGCATGAAGATTCTGATACGCGAAGGATCTGCAGCCAGGAATTTTGATGCACTACATCCTTTGATAGGACAGCATCCCAACAACGTTATGTTCTGCTGTGATGATGCCCACCCTGACCTGTTGATTAACGGGCACATCAATAATCATGTGCGTCGGGCTCTTGCTCTGCGGTATGATCTGTTTGATGTTCTGCGGGCTGCCAGCTACAACCCTGTACAGCACTATCAGCTACCCGTGGGTTTGCTTCAAGAAAACGACTCTGCCGACTTTATCGTGGTGGATGATCTTGCCTCGATGAAGGTTCTGCAAACGTGGATTCGCGGTACCTGTGTGGCTGACAACGGCACATGCCTGATTCCAAGCACAACGGCTACGCCAATAAACAACTTTACTGCCACACCGATTACGGCTGCCGATATTCAGGTGGACGCTACCGGCACAGTACGAGTGATCGTGGCTCATGACGGGTTGCTTACCACCACCGAGGAACATCTGAGTCCGTCGGACCCAGATGTGCTGAAACTGTGTGTTGTTAACCGCTACACCAAGGCGCCGGTTGCTATTGCCTGGGTAAGGGGCTTTGGATTACAGCACGGAGCCATGGCCTCATCGGTAGCCCATGACTCGCATAATATTGTTGCCGTAGGATGCACCGATACGGCCATTGTTCAGGCTGTAAACGCCGTTATTCGCGAGAAGGGCGGACTAAGCGTGTATGACGACCATTCAGCATCAGTACTGCCGCTCCCGGTAGCAGGCCTGATGAGCACGGCTGATGCCGGGAGCGTTGCAGTGCAGTACGTTGCTCTTGATGCAGCAGCTAAAAAACTAGGCTCCGAACTCCGAGCCCCCTTCATGACTTTATCGTTTATGGCACTACTTGTAATTCCAAAGCTTAAGCTCAGTGACAAAGGTTTGTTTGACGGTGAAAATTTTTCGTTTGTATCAGTTTCAATTTCATAG